Sequence from the Ooceraea biroi isolate clonal line C1 chromosome 5, Obir_v5.4, whole genome shotgun sequence genome:
AGCGATCTCGTGATAATTTAACGAACTAAAATATGTAGCGGAGAAAATAATGTAGATtaatattagaataattaaGTAGATAAAAGTATGAGATACGCAGGAGAATAAAGAATCCTTATTGCTTTCCAGAACTAGACATTTAAAGTGCGAGAGACAATCCTGCGAAGAATTGGTCGTCGCTCATCTCGGATTCCTCGATTACAGCTACTACATAATCACCGTTCGCTTTCACGGGCTCGAGAGCTTCCATCAACGATACACGATACGGGAACTCACATTCTACGTCAGTAAGCACTGCACGAAATGATCAAACGCGACACGAATCGCGGGACTCGAGAGTGCAGATCCGTGTTTTCTTTACGTTTCCTTCATCTTTTTTCTGTTCACAGTTTAAGAACTACAATCCGGCGTTCACGCAGATCGAGATCTGGTTCCGATTGATCTTCTTGCTGACCACGTTTGGAATGATGGTAATTCACGAGTACAGACTTAAATGAcgcagaaagagaaatattatttaaatattaaatgttaaattaatcaatCCACGGTTTCGTTGATCGAAGACTCGCGCAATGAGTcccgttttctttctctttcgtggAGAATTAAAGCCCATTCTAGGAGCTGAGAGGAAAACTTACTGCTTTTCAGTGCTGGTTCGGCCATTCGCTTAGAAAGTTTCCGTTGCACGATTGGTCGATAGAGCAAAAGTGGATCTCCATACTTCTTCCACTGCTGATTTTGTACAACAGTAAGTCTCCGCGATTTCATTACCTCgtcgataatatttattgatttcttTCGACATCTCGCTGAGATTTACACTCGAATTCAAACAGATCCGCTCTTTCCCATGACGTTCCTGGTGAATTCCTGGGTGCCCGGTATGCTAGACGCGATTCTACAAACCACCTTCCTGTGCGCCATCCTCATGTTTTGGCTTTGCGTCTATCACGGTCTCAGACAGGTATCTTTATTGCGTACGTAAACGTCGTTGCTTGTCCGAGtccaataaatgtttattttatgtgtttAGAATGAGAGACGACTCATCACGTTTTACCTGCCCAAGCTTCTAGTAGTAGGCATGCTGTGGGGCGCGGCGTTGACCCTCGCTACGTGGCTTCGTTGTACCGAGCTGGAGGATCCTACTTACAATTACGTTCTGGACACGTCGAATTATTACGTAAGTGTAAACTGCGTTTAAAATGACGAATCGCAGCTGACTTGCCAGGGCCAATCGCATACCTGGAGGACGGGGTTAAAGTGCAAGTCTTCCGGGCACTCAAACAGCATTGGCACACCCCAGTCACATTTGTAGAACTGAAATCATCATAAGAGGGTCGAGAGAGCAGaaaatgttctctctctctctctctctctctttttgtcgATTCTCCAAAAAATTACTCTCACGAGAAAACTTACCAAGCTGCAGTTGGTCGAGTGCGGTAGCAACGCGAGATGTCCGCGATGCGCGAAACCGGCGCACGGATTTTCTTCTCTCGTTTTGGACGCAGTCGCATTTCTCACCACATCGATCTTCAGTTTCACTTCGCACATCGCCTCGGCCTCGGGATCGTACTCGTGTACCTGGTAACTTCGATTATTCTCCTCGTAGCTCGCTGCTTCTTCCGGTAACGGCGGACATAACAGCCGCATTGTGCAGCTTACTTGCAGCGGTTCGGAGTCGCTGTATTCCGCAATGTCACGCCGCAACTCCGTTGGACATTCGACGATTGTGTACAACCCGGCAATCCTCAGCGAAACATGTAGCATAATGATGCCAATCGCTAATCggcaaaaaaataattacttacaTTCTTTCGTTCTTTTATTAACGTGCGCAAAGTGCATTTAAAAACGTTTTCATCATTCGTGTACCACACTATTCTCTCGAAGGCTCAATAAGCACTTACCGAGTCTCATTTTCACAGACGTAGATGTGCTAaggcaaatattaaattttattgcgcCGCTCGCACCTATCGTTTCGTCGCAATCTTGTTAAATCTCTGTCTCGGGACAGCTGTTGGATCGCAACTGTCCCATCACGATGCAGTACTGATGTAAATAATTCTCCAACGGTCGTGACGCGTCTCTCTCATGTTGTACTTCGAGTTTACCAGTCGGCAGTCTTTATTTGGCGTCATGTCGAAAGCGGTACAGAAATCGGAACTGGTCTACTGAAAAAAGAGGAGGCGCAGCTCGAGACCGACAATCGAGACGCGCAATCTCGTGTCTTTTATAATCAGAAGAGATGTGTAGGTGTACGTTGCACGCGTATAGAATTTCTTAATCTGTTTCCAGGGCTTCAAGGTGTTCTTCTTCACGGTAGGCGGTTTCTACATCGCATATCTGCTGCTTCTCATATTAAGGGCGTACAGCGAACTACGATCCATGCCGTACTTTGGTAAGTATTTGGATAATTCCTCGAAGCTCGAAGTAGACGAAAAAAAAATCATCCACTCTGCGAGAATATTCTGATAACAGTCTGGAATGCAATTCATTTTTCAGATCTTCGCCTTCGATTTCTGACGCTGCTCGCCGCGGTGGTTGCTGGCGTTTGCAGTTTGGTCACCGCCCGACAATTCGGTGCCGGTGTGTTGGAGGATAGTTTTGCGTCCCGCCTGTCCACTTACTATCGCACATCCGCGCAGTTTATGGCTCTTTACGGTCTTCTCAATTTCTACCTGTACACGATGGCGTATGTTTACGCGCCCGCACTCCAACAAGTCTACGGACAGCGTGAGTATCCCAAAGAAATTTGCCGTCTACGTCGatgttaaattttacatttcattaatttacagACTCCTCGATAACGAAGGATAATCCTGCGCTATCAATGTTCAACGACTCGGAGGAGGAGGTCATTTTTGGATCCGATGAGGACAGTCGGCGACCATTGACCCGCATCCCGCGAAACACGGAGGACAGCGACTGAGAGGGCCTTAAGAAAAAAGACTTTTAACACATCCACGCATTCGCGAATTGCGAATCGACGGACAGAATCGTCAACCGAAGAAATAAGAGACAACTTGTGAACATTTCCAGTCTTCGCACTCGCAGTCGTACTGCCGTCATCAAGAAGCTGTGAAAAGAAAAGTGAGTTCGAGTTGCGTTTATAAATAATCGAAGAATCAAGTGTTAATTTGAGATTTGAGGAACCTTGCCGCATTTACGCAGAATTCAAGGCAAAGATGCGCATAACTGTACATaactgtataaatataataatgtgaaTTTATGTATTGTATATCGCATATACGTAGAAATAACATGAATACTATCAGTCAGTTTTAGTTGCGTTTTTCTGCACTTTATAACGCGGAAAGTCGATGAACAAGAAATAGGAGCCAAGATATTGCGTTATGTTGAATACTTATAAGAAATTACGATAGTTTTTATACGAGATGTATTTGAGTGCGTTTGGTATGGCAAGTTTAATACAAACTAGCTATAGCATGTATGTAACATTACTCTAATGAAACGTTATGTTTTGTTACACACAGGATAATATACGTAAGAAATATATGAGAGCACGCGCGTATGAACACTACGTTATAAATGCGCATTTTATACTTGAAAGATTACtacatttaaaaagatttaaaagagATGGTTTTAAGAGCTCGCgatatcagatttattttgacttcaatgaaaatattataaacgtattgtataaaaaatgtaattttcataatCGTTCTTTTGTTTTCGTTTACGACAAACATGACGATTTGCGAGATAAACGATTATCCGTTTGCCGAAAGGCATGATATTATCTCCTCAATTAATAGCCATTTGTTATCACTGTTTGCATGTCTAAACAACGCTTATTATAtagctaataaaatattatatgaatccttggaacatttattttcatcatcAACCTCGAGTATTATTATAGACCTGTAGATACTTACTAGATATTTACTGAATATTTTGTTCTGTGTGGGTATGCATAAAACAAGATATAGATTCATATTATGATAATGTAATTTGTGAGCAACTGAAAAGCGATGAAGAGAATGTCAGATTCCTATTCATACAGCAAATTGTATTGCCCACTGACGAAATCTAGCAACTGATGTTTCCTTCGCAGGCATAACACACAGTTCATAACACCGAACTTGTTTTCTCAAAACAAGAGGTAAGTCCGATATGTCGTGCGGCTTGCCAGTTTCCCTCGTATCTTATAGTATATAGCTATAACTTTCCGTGTGCAGACAACGTACTTGCAGACAGAAACTTGCGGTAAATATCATCAAATTTCATTTGTTTTCACAGATAGCTTTTCTCTTACATGTCTCTTGCTTTGATGTGATTTCTCTTcagtttaaaactttttatttcatactATTACAGTTCGATtttcattattcaaaatacgattggaaaaaagcagataatatattttaatatatatacatacatataataatattatttgatataaacaattaatgttCCATGTTTTGTCTACGAATAAAACAAGGAGTCATGTgacaatgtaatttttaaacgaTTGGAAGATGAAGAAAGTATAGTTTTCCAGTCTAGTCAGATACacaaatatgaatttaaataCCTGCTGATAAATCTAACAATTTGACTTCGTGGGTCGTATCACCTTACACGTTTTACAAAAGATTTGAAATAACTATtatcatgttttatttcagcaatattatttttctattgcCATGGATATTAGAAACAACAGCTACCCACTTTTAAGAAGGACGGTGTCCGTTTCGAATCAGTGCAGATACATATGTTATGGTTGTCCATTTGTAAAAGATTTGCTGATTAAGGAATTGTTCACCCGTGGCCTACTTTGGACACCGCATTTATACGATCATATCAGTGTGCAACATTTCATGCCATATGAAACTACTCGAAATATATTACTTCGGGTGTCTGTAAGATGCAGCCAGATGCAAAATCACTTCCAATTCATCGCCAAATTACCGAAAGCCAGACCGGAGGAGTCGAAACACAATCATTCGTTCCGGAACGAAGTGCTGTTCTATAGTATCAggaaaaatttcagaaatagaATATTTCCAAACTGTTACTTCGGCAATCATTCTCCGCTTAAATCTGCGCACCCGGTTGTCGTACTGGAGGATCTGACTAAGTGCGGTTTCGCGCCATTTGAACGTAAATTAAACAAGTCACGCCTGATAATCTGTGTGAAATTATTGGCAACATTCCATGCTAATACATACAGACTACAGAAggaaaacaataatatttatgtattttctcttttcgaaatattgaagagggaaagtaaaaaagaaaggatcGAACAACGGAAGGAAAGAGTCAGGTATTACAGCTCTTTTTGTCATAACGTATTTCATGTGTTTTATAACAACATATTCTATGTGTTATAcgataagaatataataaatccaaataaagagtataaactattatacagggtgtcccgggttttaaccgacaaactgcgggagcatattctactagtggaaataagaaaaaattcttatatcgagtttgcttagaaatgctttattacaaagttataaaccaatattgaaaagaaatatgagataagtaacaacggaacatagtgtagaatttgcaaggtcgaagatgtttatgttatgtgtattcacatgtattcatgttcactatgttgaaacgattcagtatgattgttactttcacaacagtagctgttagatttcaatcgtcgtgtcaactagcaattactatcagaatgccaaaagtgttttcagatgaggaatacactgatattcatttcgtgtacggattctgtgacggaaatgcacgagctgccgtacgagagtatcaacgtagatttcctaacaggagagtaccagatagatttaaagcaacgaattactaattcagttactgagatgcaacaaaattttcaggaatgtcgtaccgtaacaaattctgtactacgtcgatgtctagcttgtatcgatgtgcaaggacaacattttgaaatgcgtcactaaatcattgcgtagataatttttatttttgtgaaaaaatccgttgtcacttatctgatatttcttttcaatattggtttataactttgtaataaagcatttctaagcaaactcgatataagaattttttcttatttccactagtagaatatgctcccgcagtttgtcggttaaaacccgggacaccctgtataaagatgtataaaatttctttgattttGTTATTCGTAGGGTCTTTCTGAGTAGTACAATAATGTCCGAACTCGACAACGTTCTTAGAACAAAAATAAAGCGGAAACTGAAGAAAGTGGAACTGTTGAAGACGGATATCGCTTCGACTATTATTCATGGTTGTTTCACGCGATCCAACATATTTGTCAAATATGATGATCAGGGATGCCGTACAAAGTTGATCGATTTTCAAGCGATAAAATATGACTCGCCGTCAATCGATTTCGGCCGTATTTTTCTCACTAATCTGCCTAATGAACATAACGTATCAAAACTCGAAAATATGTTCAAGATCATACTGCACACTTATTTAGAGAAGTTAAAAAAAGACTATCCGCGGGTGATTTTTACGCTTGTGCGACAGGACATTGTACACAACATGATACTCTCATATATTAATCTGAAcgatgaagagaaagaagcaaTAGAAAATCATAAACCGATACTGCATATGCTTAATAAAATCGGCAGCTTTGATTGAAACCGTTTTTGACCACGTTTATTTCTTGTGAATCTGACATTTATTGTTTACGGAGAATATATGCAAAGTTTTTATTGACACTGCATTCTTGCTAAGGTAACCCATTTGGAATTTAGTACTTTGACTAATTTCGTGCCAAAATACAagtcaataaaattatgttcaCGTTAAACCAAGTTTTTTTCAGATATGTAGTAAACGCTAATCACAATAGAACTTTAAGTAGACGATTTGTCAGAACTTTTATAGAAAAAGTGATAACATCAGAATTTGtagagaatatataaaaaatatgaaattagcATAAGCAAACtattaactaaatattaatatttattattaattaatgttgttTGATGTTACATACTGATGTAAAAGCTTTCTATTTTCAGTATATATTCTGTACTGATTCTGA
This genomic interval carries:
- the LOC105287674 gene encoding transmembrane protein 181, translating into MMDGPGLGYSYHLPSAGWNLKVRNALSQFSDLFSEFNKYIAPAYHHDRCERSVQMRLYSMHKREFVMVFVAFFACFGLAVFIGLAGPPITSTSEQKAHLNGSEMATGPFIMKTPLLSTYSQQLWVIAKLSTSNNDDERYDKGFQVSVSIDGITADRKLVSVLPPEAGHNRTRHLKCERQSCEELVVAHLGFLDYSYYIITVRFHGLESFHQRYTIRELTFYFKNYNPAFTQIEIWFRLIFLLTTFGMMCWFGHSLRKFPLHDWSIEQKWISILLPLLILYNNPLFPMTFLVNSWVPGMLDAILQTTFLCAILMFWLCVYHGLRQNERRLITFYLPKLLVVGMLWGAALTLATWLRCTELEDPTYNYVLDTSNYYGFKVFFFTVGGFYIAYLLLLILRAYSELRSMPYFDLRLRFLTLLAAVVAGVCSLVTARQFGAGVLEDSFASRLSTYYRTSAQFMALYGLLNFYLYTMAYVYAPALQQVYGQHSSITKDNPALSMFNDSEEEVIFGSDEDSRRPLTRIPRNTEDSD
- the LOC105287671 gene encoding uncharacterized protein LOC105287671, with the protein product MDIRNNSYPLLRRTVSVSNQCRYICYGCPFVKDLLIKELFTRGLLWTPHLYDHISVQHFMPYETTRNILLRVSVRCSQMQNHFQFIAKLPKARPEESKHNHSFRNEVLFYSIRKNFRNRIFPNCYFGNHSPLKSAHPVVVLEDLTKCGFAPFERKLNKSRLIICVKLLATFHANTYRLQKENNNIYVFSLFEILKRESKKERIEQRKERVRVFLSSTIMSELDNVLRTKIKRKLKKVELLKTDIASTIIHGCFTRSNIFVKYDDQGCRTKLIDFQAIKYDSPSIDFGRIFLTNLPNEHNVSKLENMFKIILHTYLEKLKKDYPRVIFTLVRQDIVHNMILSYINLNDEEKEAIENHKPILHMLNKIGSFD